TGTCGCCCGTCGTTTCCGGAGTTCTTCGTGACAGCACCGGCAACTGGGGGACGCCGCTGATCCTCGATGGTGTTCTGCTGGTCGCAAGCTGCTTATTCGTTCTGGGGATTTCCACGAAAGCGGTTCAGCATGCTGCAGGCAAGTCAGGGACGGCAAGTATGTGACAGGATGTGCGGACGCCAGGCAGAAGATTGCAGCGGGTACGATCCCTCGGACTTCCCACCTCAAAGGTGGGATTTTTTGTTTTCTATGATCGATTTACAAAAATTTTAATCACAAAAAAACAAAAGTGTTTATTTTCGAAAAATTATATGATTTTTTAAAAGAAAAGATTTTTGCTGCGACCGGGGAGATGATCGTGTTGAATTTGGGAACGGTCTTTGAATGTGCTGTAGGCAGATATCCGAATGAAATCGCTCTTGTACAAGACAAAAAATACGTTTCGTTTTTGCAACTGAATGAAGAAGTAAACCGATTGGCTTCTGCCCTGCGTAAACTGGGCGTGAAAAAAAGGGACCGGGTCATGGTTCTGATGAAAAATCGGATGGAGACAGTTTGTTTATTCTGGGCCATTCAAAAATTGGGCGCGATATACACACCGATCAATTTGCGCTTTTCGCCAGAGGATACACAATACTGTATCAACGATGCGGAGCCGAGGGTTGTTTTTTACGAAAAATTCAGCGAACGTTCCGTGATCAAAGCGAGATTTAATGAAAGGCCGATTTTAATAAGTTTGGAGCAAGACGGGGGAGATCTTTCGTATCGGGAATTGGCGGTCAGGGGCGCAAGTGATTTTGATTGTGTACCGAGTGACGATGACGATATCGCTGTCATGCTTTACACTTCGGGAACTACCGGAGTGCCCAAAGGGGTGCCGAGATCACACAAAAACGAATATGGGTCCACGATGGCCCACATTTTGCAAAATCATTATGAAATGTTTGAAAGTACGTTGGGGGCTATGCCTTTGTACCACACGATGGGGGTACGATCGCTGCTCGCAACCTGCATATTAAACGGGAAATACGTGTTGCTTCCCGATTTTGACACGCGCACGGCGCTCACACTTTTGTCCAGAGAAAAAATCAGCTGTCTGTATATGATTCCTACAATGTACCACGAACTGCTGAACGATCCGTCAATTTCTGATTTTGACCTGTCAGCGTTACGAAAAATCGGGTATGCGGGCGCTCCGATGTCCGTACCATTGACAAAAAAATGTTTTCAAATGTTGAAACCGCAGCACTTTGTGAACCATTACGGCAGTACGGAAATCTATACTTTCACCACCTGCTCTGTATTGGACAAGAAGCCAGGATGTGCCGGAAGACCGGGAATTCATCAGCAAATCCGGCTTGTCGTTCCGGATACAAACGCTGCTTCTACACCTGACGACATCGTTTTACCCGGGGAAGTGGGTGAAATCATTGTTCACGCCGGATCGATTGAAGCATTTAAAGGATATTGGAACAGGCCGGACGCGACCCGAAAAGCGATTCGGAACAATTGGTATTTTACGGGGGATCTTGGGATTTTGGATGAAGACGGGGATCTGTTTATTGTCGGTCGAGTTGATGAAATCGTGATTTCCGGCGGCGAAAACATATCTCCTGTTGAGATTGAGGAAGTGCTGCTGCATCATCCGAAAGTCTTGGAGGCGGCGGTTTTGGGGGAAGAAGATGATCGCTGGGGCCAGATTGTGGTCGCATTTATCGTTACGAAAGATCCAACGATGACGGTGCAGGAACTGGATCAATTCTGCAAGGAGCATCCGAAACTGTCAAACTTTAAGCGACCAAGAAAATATGTATTCGTGCATGAAATTCCAAAGAGTCCTGCCGGGAAAATTCTGCGGCGTCAATTGCGGAGTGAAAACATTGAACAAGTGGGGCAGTGAATTGCCTGCGCGCATTAAGGGGGGAGTGTTGTGTCCGGGCTGCTGATTATCGATGATGAAGTGGAAACTCGCCAGGAAATCCGATTGATGATTGAGGAAAGTTCATATAACTACTTTTCGGTTTGTGAAGCCGGTTCCGCCGAGAGGGGCCTGATGCTGTTGAAACAAAATCAGCCGGGGATTGTCATACTGGACTTGTCCCTGCCAGATATGGACGGGATCCAATTGGGGAAAAAGGCTCTTGAATTGAACCCGCAGGTCTCGATCATAGTGCTGACCCACCTGAAAATGTTCGATTTGGTGCAAGCTTGCATGAATGCCGGTTTTTCCAGATATTATTTGAAACCGCTTTCAAAAGTGGATCTGCTTTCCGCGTTAGACAAGTTATTAATCCCGGATCTCGTCAAAGAAACCAGCTATCTGAGGAAAGTTTCCTCTTCCAATGATTTCGAGGTCGACCTCGGCAATCCAATTGAAAGCGCAACCGGTTATATTCACAGTCATTTTCACGAACCGATCACATTGAACGAAGTTGCCGACCGTGTATATCTGAGCGCCTCTCATTTCAGCCGACTGTTCAAGGCGGAAATGGGGGTTACGTTTATTGAATACCTCACCAGATACAGGCTGGAACAATCGAAGAAACTGCTGAAAATGACATCACTGCCGATAGAGGTAATCGCCAATAATACCGGTTTTGCAAACGCAAGTTATTTTGCCACGACCTTTAAACGATTGGAGGGAAAAACGCCAAAAGAATACAGGAGCTTATTTTCAAATTTATTGCATACGTCTGCTTCCGGGGAAAAATAAGCCTCTTCAGATCAGCAAAAATGTTGAACCCGTCTTGAAATAAATATTGAACTGCATAATTCAAAAAGTATCTATTATTTAAATAAGTCGTTCGGGTTCAGTGAGGTGACAGGACAGATGCTGAATATTCTGGAGGAGCTGCAACGGTGTTTGCAAACAAAAGATCGTGCGGTGGTGGCAACGATCTTGCAAGTGGAAGGATCCGCATACAGACGTGAAGGGGCCCGGTGCCTGATTTTAGAAAACGGAAGCATCGTAGGAACGCTGAGCGGAGGTTGTGTGGAAGGGGATCTTCTCGAGCATGCACGGGAAGTGATAAAGACCGGCATTCCACAGCAAATCAGGTATGATTTCCGGATGGATGGCGATCTGTTTTGGGGATTAGGGGTAGGTTGCAACGGCGCCATCACCATATGGCTTCAGGCGTTTGATCCGATACGATCTCCCGAAGAAGCAGAAAATATGATTTCGTCTTTTCGAAAGGGAACATCCTGCAACAGCACTTATCTGACAGGACTTGTGGTGGAATCCGATGATCCGTTGCAGGTTCCGGTCGGAACTGAACTTCTTCTGGGGCCGCCGGTTGATAGGATTCACGCATCCGACGGGTTAACATGTGGACTGCAAGACATGATAGTTGAAGGTGTGGCAGTGAAGTTGTTTATCGAGATGGTAAAGCCCCGCCCGCGACTGGTGATTTTCGGAGCGGGACCGGACGCCGTACCGCTCGTCCGGGGAGCTAAAGCGCTTGAATGGCATGTAAGCTTAGTAGATCATCGACAGAATCATCTAAACCAACCGTATTTTTCGGATGTGGACGAACGTGTAACAGTATTTAAGAGTGAATATTTACAATTTTCGGTCTACTATGGATCGTACGTGGTCGTGATGACACACAATTATGAGTTAGACCGGATGCTGGTCGGACAATTGATTTCCTGTCCCATTCCGTATCTGGGAGTACTCGGTTCCCATCAACGAATGGAGCGGATGCTTCAGGAAATTCAAATGGGTGGTGTCAATTTAAATGAGCAGTTGTTGGAAAAGCTGCATTCCCCTGTGGGTTTGGATATAGGGGCTGAGTCGCCGGAGGAAATCGCTTTAAGTATCCTCTCGGAACTGCTTTGCCGGAAGAATGGCCGGAACGGCCAATTTTTAAAGTTGCGAAAGCACCCCTTGCATGCGAGACCGGCAGGCGAGTGGAAGCCGGTACTCGCATGACTCGAAAACTGGATACATTTGAAGATTATCAAAGAGTTGTTATGCACCCACCCCCAAAGGGGTCAAGTACCCAAAGGGCACAAGTCGTGCCAAGGCATCAAAGATGCCAGGTCGCGCTACGCACTCATAGAGCACAAGTCTCGCCATTGCGGCATAGCCGCAAGGTCTCGCTATGAAAGGAGGAGTTCGCAGTTGAAACAAAACAGTATTGGCCAACCGATGCCACGTGTCGAGGATTCGCGTCTGACTTCGGGACAGGGCAGTTATATCGAAGATTTGAGTCCGGTTCCCAACATCCACTACGCTGCCATTTTGCGCAGTCCTTATGCGCATGCGAGAATCACATCGATTCGAACTGACAAAGCGGAACAAATGCCGGGAGTCAAAGGGGTAGTGACTGGGCTGGACATTATCGAAATGACCCAGCCGTTTCCGGTAGGGGTGACCGCCCCGGTCAAGTACTATGCGCTTGCCGTGGACAAAGTTCGTTTTGTCGGTGAACCGGTTGCGGTAGTAGTAGCCAAAAACCGGTATCTGGCTGAGGATGCGCTCGAGGCCATCGAAGTGGAATATGAACCTCTTCCAGTCGTGGTGGACATTGAAAAGACGATGGAAGCGGACGCTCCGGTCCTGCATGAGGAAGTCGGCAGCAATATTGCCAATCACCGTGTATTCAACTACGGCGACGTGGACAACGCATTTGCCGAAGCCGATCTGGTGCTGAAACATAAGTTTCATTTTCCAAAATACAGCGCCACTCCGGTCGAGACATACGGAGTGATTGCCCACTACCAGGCGAGTGGCAACAATCTGACGATCTGGTCCAACTTTCACGGTCCGTTTACATTGCAATCGGTGATGGCAGCCGCATTGCAAATCCCGAGCAATCATCTGCGAATCATCATACCGAAGGATATCGGCGGCAGTTACGGGATAAAAGCAGGTGTTCTCCCGTACATGGTGCTGATGGGAGTGGTATCGAGGAAAACCGGTTTGCCGGTGAAATGGATCGAAGACCGCCAGGAACATCTGATGGCCAGCTCCAGTGGAACGGATCGTGTTACCTGGATCGAAGCCGCCATCAAAAATGACGGTACGGTAACGGGATTAAAAATGAAAATGGTGGATAACGTGGGTGCCTATATCCGTGCACCCGAGCCAGCCTGTTTGTACCGAACCCATTCGAACAGCACGGGGGCGTATCGGATTCAGAACCTGTTTATGGAAACGATTGCGGTAATGACCAACAAGTGTCCAACGGGTTTGATTCGCGGGTATGGAGGCCAGCAGATGTATTTTCCGCTGGAACGGATCATGCATATGGTTGCGGAAAAACTGGCTATGGACCCTGCGGAAGTCATCAGGCGAAACCTGATTCGGACCGAAGAATTCCCTTATCGAACGGCGTCAGGAGGCATTTATGACAGCGGGGATTACCGGACGGCGTTTGAAAAAGCGCTGGAACTGGTGCATTATGACGAATTTCGCAAGCGCCAACAGTCAGCGAGACAGCAGGGGAAATACATGGGAATCGGGTTGACCTGTATCGTAGAACCTTCCGGGTCGAATATGGGGTATATTACATTGGCGTTGACACCGGAGCAGAGGGCGAAGTCGCTTCCGAAATCAGGATGTGCGGAAGGAGCTACGGTTTCGATCGATCCGGCAGGAAGCATCAGTGTACGGATCAGTACCGTTCCAACCGGACAGGGGCATGAAACGGTCGCTGCCCAGGTGGTAGGGGAAGTGCTTGGAGTAGATCCGAAATCGGTGAAAGTGATTGCTGAGATGGATACACTAACCAGTCCTTGGTCGGTGGCCTCAGGAAGCTATTCGAGCCGTTTTGCGCCGATCGGTTCAAGCGCCGTATATCAGGCGGCTGTCAAGGTGCGTGAGAAACTGAGGACAATTGCAGCCGACCAGCTGCAAGTACCGGTTGACGAGCTTCACTTCGAGAACGGAAAAGTTGTGGTCCGGGACCAACCTGACAAGCAAATTTCTTTGCGCAGAATCATCGGATCGGTACATTGGAACCCGCAAGGGCTGCCGGAGGGAATCGAACCGGGAATTCATGAAACCGCTTTCTATACCATTCCAACCGCTCTGCCACCAGATGAGAACGATCAGGTGAACGGTTCGGCCGCATATGGATTTGTTGCGGACGCGGTGACTGTCGAAGTGGATGCAGATACGGGCGAAGTCAAAGTTCTCGATTACATCACGGTTCATGATGCGGGGAAGCTGTTGAACCCGCTGATTGCAAATGGCCAAATCATGGGCGGATTGGCGCACGGCCTTGGCGGCGCGCTGTATGAGGAACTGGCTTATGACAAAAACGGTCAGTTTTTAACGGGGAGTTTTATGGATTATTTGTGCCCGACAGCAACCGAAATGCCGCCAGTGACAATCAAGCATTTTGAGACTCCGTCTCCGCTGACGCCTCTTGGGGCGAAAGGGCTAGGAGAAGGGAATACGATGAGCGCTCCCGTGGTGATCGCGAATGCGGTTGCGGATGCTCTTTCCCCTTTGGGTATTACAATTAACAGCTTGCCGTTGTCGCCGAACCGGATTTGGTCCCTGATACAGGAAGCCCAAAACAAACAGCAGTTGAAGGAGGAATTGATATGACCGGCAGCGGCGTTATTGAATTGAACGCACCGATCGAACAGGTTTGGCAGAAATTGATGGATCCGGACGTACTCACCGAATGTATTTTGGGCTGCAAGCAGCTGGAATTGATTGAGGAAGGCAAATACCGCGCCGATCTTTCCATTGGGATTGCCGCAGTCAAGGGAAAATATGATGCAACGGTTTCGCTTGTGGATATACAGGCTCCGAAAAGCTACAAACTGGTAGTTCACGGGGAAGGCGCACCAGGTTTTGTTGACGCGGAAGGCCTGATCGAGCTAACTCCGATTGAGGTAGAAAAAACCGCTCTCTCATATAACTATACGGCTGAAGTTGGCGGGAAAGTGGCGGCTATCGGGCAAAGGATGCTTGGCGGTGTAGCCAAATTATTAATCAATGATTTTTTCAAGAAAATCAAAAAGGAAATAGAAACCGCTCAACGATCTGCCTAGTACCGAAAAAATTTGGTCGGAAGATGAATGAGGTGAAGAAATGAAACCGGCATTGTTTGATTACTTCCGTCCCTCCACGCTGGAGGAAGCGCTGCAACTGCTGTCTGCGCACGGTCAGGGAGGGAAACTGATCGCCGGGGGGCAGAGTTTGGTCCCGATTTTGAACATGCGGCTGTCCGCTCCTGAGTGTCTGATCGACATCAATGGACTGCAGGAGTTGGACTATGTTCGATATGAGGACGGATGGCTCAGGATCGGCGCTTTAACCCGCCAGAGGGAAGTGGAAAGATCCCGCTTGATCAGGGAAAAAATTCCCTTGCTTTCGGAAGCGGTTCCGTTTATCGGACACATGCAGACCCGCAACCGGGGCACCATTGGCGGCAGCATCGTGCATGCCGACCCGACAGCGGAACTCCCTCTGTCCTTGCTGGCGTTAAACGGGAGTGCCGTGATTCAAAGCGCTGATGAAACAAGGGAGGTGGATTTAAGAGAATTTTTTATTACCTATTTGACAACCGATATTATGCCAGGTGAACTTCTGACCGAAGTAAAGGTCCCTGTAGATTCGGTGCCAAAGGGATATTCGTTTCACGAATTCAGCAGAAGACATGGAGATTTTGCGTTGGTAGCGGCAGCTTGCGTTCTTGACAGCGACCCGCAAGGGCGTATTCTCACGGCCCGGATTACATTGGGTGGTGTTGACTCGATTCCTGTTCTGGCAGAGGATGCAGCCGGAATTTTAATCGGCGAAAAGCTTACGGACACCCTATTGGAAGAGGTCGGGCGGATGGCTGCCATGAATGTCGATCCGGAGGGCGATCTTCACGCGACCAGGGAGTACAGACTACATCTGGCCGGGGTATTTGCCAAAAGAGCCGTTAAAACCGCCTATATCAGGGCAACCGGAAAGGAGGGAGCATTGTGATCCAAGTGTCCAGAGATCAAACGGTTGAAATCCGGCTGAAAATCAACGGCAAAGTGTATCAGGAACGAGTGGAACCGCGAAAACTTCTCAGTGACTTTTTGCGGGAAGACTGCGGGTTGTCCGGAACACATGTCGGATGTGAGCATGGCGTATGCGGGGCATGTACAGTACTGGTTAACGGCTCTGCTGTAAGGAGCTGCCTGATGTTTGCCGTACAGGCGGCGGACACCGAGATCATGACAGTGGAAGGGCTTGCAGCAGACAATCGCCCCCATCCCCTGCAACAGGCTTTCACCGAGTGTCATGCCCTGCAATGCGGCTTCTGTACCCCTGGCATCCTGATGTCGTCAGTAGAATTTCTGAACTCTCACTCCGATCCGACCACAGATCAGATCAAGGAGATGTTGTCAGGTCATTTGTGCAGATGCACTGGCTACAAAGGAATTATCGAAGCGATTGAAAAAGTGGCGAGCAGGCAGAAGGAAGGTGAGAAAATCGATGGATCTGGGGACACTGTTTGAATTTGCTTGCGAACGGCACCCTCATTATGAAGCGCTGGTTGAAGAAAATACCCGGTTAAGCTATCAGGAATTGAACCGGGAGATTGACAGGCTTGCCTCAGGTTTACAGGCTCTTGGGATCAAACAAGGAGACCGGGTTGTCCTCGTACTGAAAAACAGATTGGAAATGGTAACGCTTTACTGGGCCGTACAAAAAATTGGCGCCGTCTTCACCCCGATCAATTTCCGGTTGTCGCCCGAAGAAATCAAATATTGCGTACAGGATGCGGGCGCCGCAGCGGTTGTGTATGAACCGGTAAGTGAACATGCGGTACGGGAAGCGATCCATGAACTGAAAACATTGAAAATCGGTGTGCAAGGCGCCCAAGGAGTCGATGTCACCTACGGGGAACTGCAGAAAAAAGGAACCGGCAAACCTGATAGACCCCAAATACATGATGGCGACGTTTGTCTGATGTTATATACATCAGGCACGACCGGCCGGCCTAAGGGGGTTCCGCGCACGCATCTGAACGAGTACAGCGCGGCAGTTGCCCATATCGTCCAAAATCAGTATGAGGTTCAGGAAAGCACCATAGGCGTCATGCCTTTGTATCACACCATGGGCATGCGTTCCCTCCTATCGATGGCTTTCCTGAACGGGAAATTGGTCATGACACCCGATTACAGCGCCGAAACCGTACTTCAGGCACTGGATCAAGAAAAGATCACCTGTGTATATCTGGTGCCTACCATATTCCATGATCTAGTATACCATCCCAATTTTGCAAAATATAATCTTTCTCCACTAAAAAAATTGGGATACGCCGGCGCCGCAATGACCAAGGCATTGACGGAAGAGATCATCAAAAAATTGCGCCCGGAGATCTTTGTCAACCATTACGGCTCATCCGAGGTGTATACGTTTTCGATCTGCAATTATCTGGATAAAAAACCGGGATGCGCGGGAAAAGCAGGATTTCATCAGCGTATTCGGATCGTGGTGCCTGACCCGGACGGTCATTCAACCCCTGACGATTTGGTCCCGGCTGGGATTCCCGGTGAAATCATTGTTGACCTCCGATCGAGCGAAGCGTTCCAGGGGTACTGGAACCGGCCCGATGCAACGAAAAAGGCAATCCGCGACGGATGGTATTTTACGGGTGATATGGGGATGATCGACCAGGAAGGGGATTTATATGTGCTGGGGAGGGTCGATGACATGATTATTTCGGGCGGCGAAAACATTCACCCGCTTGAAGTGGAGGATGTGGTCGCCAAACACCCGAAAGTGGCCGAAGTGGCTGTGGTCGGGCTGCCCGATACGCGCTGGGGTGAAATTGTTACCGCCTTTATCGTACCGAAAGATCCGTCGTTGACGGTGGAAGAGTTGGATGAGTATTGCAGGGACAGCCATCAACTATCAAATTTTAAACGCCCCAGGAAGTATGTATTGGTGTCCGCCATACCGAAGAGCCCGGTTGGGAAAATCCTTCGCCGCAAGCTCCGCAGCGGGGAATATGAAGAACTGATTATGAAAAGGGAGAGTGCATCGTAATGGAACAACAAAATCAAGGACAAACGGCTGTTAATGAATGGGATCACATTCGGGTCGAAAAGAATCCGGAACGAAAAACGGCAACCATCATTCTGGACCGCCCGGAAAAAATGAATAATTTGAGCTATATCGCGCGGTTCCATCTGAACCAAATATTTGAACAGTTAAATAAGGATGACGAAGTACGGGTCATTATCATGAAAGGCGAGGGGACCCAGGCGTTCACCTCCGGCGGAAACATCGCACAGTTCATGGAACGGCACCCGGAGGAACTTTCCGTATTGCATAAAAATGTGGCTGCGCCTGAACGTTCGCCAAAACCGGTCATCGCTCAACTGCAAGGCTACACGTTCGGTGTAGGACTTGAGATCGCCATGGCGTGCGATTTCCGGGTTGCTTCGGAAACCACCCTGCTGGCTCTGCCGGAAATTAAACTGGGCATGATTCCCGGAAGCGGCGGTACGCAGCGGATCGCTCGAATTGCAGGACTTGGCCGGGCGAAAGACATGATTATGCGAGGCCGTCGCATTCCAGCGGAGGAGGCCTACCAATGGGGATTGCTAACGACAGTAGTGCCGCAAGCAGAGTTGGAATCTGCTGTGCAAAACCTGGTGGATGAACTGCTGCAGTACTCGCCTCTTGCCTTGCGGGTATTGAAGCAGGTCTTAAACGCATCCCAGGAAGGTCCCCTAAGCGCCGGGCTTGAGATTGAGGGATATGCTTATGGAATGCTCAGGAGTACGGATGATTTTAGAGAAGGGGTGGAAGCGTTCTACGACAAGCGCAAGCCGAATTTTAAGGGCAAATAACCCACTAAATAAGGGAAATGACCCACTACAATATGGTTGGGGGATTGGACATCATCCATCCCCATCCATTACCGGTAAAATTTTCTGAATTGATAGTATTTTGCAGTTGCCTGCTTGATCTATCCTATTGGAGGGATTCTATATGTCTATCATGACTAGCACGAATACAACCGGCACATCGCATTTTGGAGTCAATCGGCGCCAAATGGTAACTGCTTCGGTCGCGTCGCTTTTGGGATGGTCGTTGGATCTTTTTGATCTGTTTATCCTCCTGTATGTGGCGCCTGAGATAGGAAAGCTTTTCTTCCCGACCAGTATTCCGACGCTTTCATTGGCAGCGGTCTATGCATCGTTTGCCGTTACCCTGTTAATGCGTCCGGTCGGTTCCGGTCTGTTTGGATCTTACGCGGACAGAAAAGGAAGAAAAAAAGCAATGATTATCGCGGTAACCGGTGTCGGCATCTCGACCGCACTGTTAGGAACGCTTCCGACAGTCGGTCAGATCGGTGTAAGCGCAGCGATCATGTTCCTGATTTTACGATTGGTACAAGGGGTGTTCGTTGGCGGTGTGGTGGCTTCCACCCACACGATTGGAACCGAAACCGTCCCCCCGAAGTGGCGCGGATTGATGTCAGGCCTTATCGGCGGCGGTGGAGCCGGCCTGGGTGCCTTGATGGCTTCCATTGTTTACTATATCGTGTCGGCTGCATTCCCAGGACCGGAATTCAGTGGTTGGGGCTGGCGATTTATGTTTTTCGCAGGGATTCTCAGCTCCATTCTCGGACTTTTTGTATTCAAATCACTTGAGGAATCTCCTGCCTGGATGCAACTGCAACAAGCCAAAAAAACAGATGCGCCAGTTAAGAAGGCACCCGTACGGGAGGTGTTTTCCGGCCAGTATCTCCCTGTGGTGCTTGTCAATCTTATGATTGTGATTGGCGGGGGAACGGCTTACTATCTGACTTCCGGATACCTTCCCACTTTCCTGAAGGTGATCAACAAGACGCCTGCCGGGACCGCCTCGATCATTTTGATGGCGGCAAGTGTGGTTGCGATTGTCTCGGCAGTCCTGATTGGAAACCTGAGTGACTATATCGGCCGCAAGAAAACATTTATGATCATGGGCGTTGTAGACCTTATCGGACTCCCTTTACTGTATTCCGGGTTGGCAAATGCGACGACAGTGTCCGCCATTACATTCTATGCGCTGGCGCTTGCGTTTTTAGGCAACGCTGCGTATGCGCCGATACTGATTTTCCTAAACGAGCGTTTTCCTACGGTCATCCGTTCGACCGGCACCGGGCTGTCCTGGAATATGGGTTTTGCAGTCGGAGGCATGATGCCGACCTTCGTTTCCCTGGCGAGCGGAACCACACAAAATATTCCTTCAACGCTTGGCTATTTTTCAGTCGGGGTATTTGTTTTGTACCTGATAGGCAGTTTTGTCATTCCGGAAACAAAAGGCGACTTTAAATAAAAACGGATGAATAGCGAGGGTAAATATATGCGTCTCGTGGTTGGGATATCGGGGGCAAGCGGAGCGATTTACGGTGTAAGAACGTTGGAGGCTCTGCACAGTCTCGGGGTGGAAGTCCATCTGGTGCTCAGCGAAACAGCAAAGAAAACAATTGAGTTCGAAACCGACTACCGGGTGGAAAACGTCTGCGCCATGGCATCGCAGGTGTATGACAACCGTGATCTCGGGGCTGCCATATCAAGCGGTTCTTTTCGGGTAAGCGGAATGATTGTCGCACCGTGCTCCGTCAAGACACTGGCTGGTATAGCGAACAGCTTTAACAGCGAGCTATTGACAAGAGCGGCGGATGTCCAGTTAAAGGAACGGCGAAAGCTGGTGCTGCTGGTACGCGAGACTCCTTTGCATCTCGGACATATCCAACACATGTTAAATGTGACGCATATGGGCGGGATCATACTGCCGCCAGTCCCCTCTTTTTATCATCTGCCAAAAACCATTGACGACATCGTCAATCAAAGCGTGCAAAAGGCATTGGATCAATTTGATCTGGATGCGAACCTGTTTGAGCGGTGGAAAGGTATGAACAACCAGGATATGGGGGGAGAAACATGTCATCTCTAACCGAACAGAAACCGGCGCTTTATTACAACTATGTAGGAGGCGAATGGACCGAATCTTCGTCCCGGGAGCGCCTGGAATCACGAAATCCGGCCACGGGGGAAATCATAGGATTTTCGCAAAAATCAACCGTTTCGGATATCGAACAGGCCATCGATTCGGTCTACGACACCTTTCAAAAGAGCGATTGGGGATATAACCCGAAACGACGGTATGAAGCTTTGTTGGCTCTGGCCCAAAAAATCGATCAAAACCTAGAACATTTGGCCCGGGTCCTCACTTTGGAACAAGGCAAGACGATTCGCGAATCACGTGTGGAATTGGCGGGTTGCGTCGATACCTTAAAATATTTTGCCGGTGCGGCGCGAACGGTGTTTGGCAGATCGGTTCAACTGGAACCGGCCAATTTTGGAGTCATTGTGAAAGAGCCGATCGGTGTAGTCGGGCTTATCACGCCGTGGAATTGGCCTGCGCTGCTTATGATCCGGGAGCTGGCACCTGCTTTGGCAGCAGGAAATGGTGTGATTGTAAAACCGGCGAGTCTGACACCGGGCGTCTCTGTGGAAATTTTTAAACTGATTGATGAGATACCGGATTTTCCGAAAGGGATTGCAAGTATTGTGACAGGGCCCGGAAAATCGATTGGAGCCGCGATGGGAAGCAGCAAAAAAATAGACATGATCAGTTTTACGGGGGATACATCGACCGGCAGAACGATCATGGAGCTTGCGGCGAGCAACATCAAGAAACTGGCTTTGGAACTGGGCGGCAAAT
The sequence above is a segment of the Effusibacillus dendaii genome. Coding sequences within it:
- a CDS encoding enoyl-CoA hydratase/isomerase family protein, translating into MEQQNQGQTAVNEWDHIRVEKNPERKTATIILDRPEKMNNLSYIARFHLNQIFEQLNKDDEVRVIIMKGEGTQAFTSGGNIAQFMERHPEELSVLHKNVAAPERSPKPVIAQLQGYTFGVGLEIAMACDFRVASETTLLALPEIKLGMIPGSGGTQRIARIAGLGRAKDMIMRGRRIPAEEAYQWGLLTTVVPQAELESAVQNLVDELLQYSPLALRVLKQVLNASQEGPLSAGLEIEGYAYGMLRSTDDFREGVEAFYDKRKPNFKGK
- a CDS encoding MFS transporter, which encodes MSIMTSTNTTGTSHFGVNRRQMVTASVASLLGWSLDLFDLFILLYVAPEIGKLFFPTSIPTLSLAAVYASFAVTLLMRPVGSGLFGSYADRKGRKKAMIIAVTGVGISTALLGTLPTVGQIGVSAAIMFLILRLVQGVFVGGVVASTHTIGTETVPPKWRGLMSGLIGGGGAGLGALMASIVYYIVSAAFPGPEFSGWGWRFMFFAGILSSILGLFVFKSLEESPAWMQLQQAKKTDAPVKKAPVREVFSGQYLPVVLVNLMIVIGGGTAYYLTSGYLPTFLKVINKTPAGTASIILMAASVVAIVSAVLIGNLSDYIGRKKTFMIMGVVDLIGLPLLYSGLANATTVSAITFYALALAFLGNAAYAPILIFLNERFPTVIRSTGTGLSWNMGFAVGGMMPTFVSLASGTTQNIPSTLGYFSVGVFVLYLIGSFVIPETKGDFK
- a CDS encoding UbiX family flavin prenyltransferase, coding for MRLVVGISGASGAIYGVRTLEALHSLGVEVHLVLSETAKKTIEFETDYRVENVCAMASQVYDNRDLGAAISSGSFRVSGMIVAPCSVKTLAGIANSFNSELLTRAADVQLKERRKLVLLVRETPLHLGHIQHMLNVTHMGGIILPPVPSFYHLPKTIDDIVNQSVQKALDQFDLDANLFERWKGMNNQDMGGETCHL
- a CDS encoding SRPBCC family protein, producing MTGSGVIELNAPIEQVWQKLMDPDVLTECILGCKQLELIEEGKYRADLSIGIAAVKGKYDATVSLVDIQAPKSYKLVVHGEGAPGFVDAEGLIELTPIEVEKTALSYNYTAEVGGKVAAIGQRMLGGVAKLLINDFFKKIKKEIETAQRSA
- a CDS encoding class I adenylate-forming enzyme family protein, translating into MDLGTLFEFACERHPHYEALVEENTRLSYQELNREIDRLASGLQALGIKQGDRVVLVLKNRLEMVTLYWAVQKIGAVFTPINFRLSPEEIKYCVQDAGAAAVVYEPVSEHAVREAIHELKTLKIGVQGAQGVDVTYGELQKKGTGKPDRPQIHDGDVCLMLYTSGTTGRPKGVPRTHLNEYSAAVAHIVQNQYEVQESTIGVMPLYHTMGMRSLLSMAFLNGKLVMTPDYSAETVLQALDQEKITCVYLVPTIFHDLVYHPNFAKYNLSPLKKLGYAGAAMTKALTEEIIKKLRPEIFVNHYGSSEVYTFSICNYLDKKPGCAGKAGFHQRIRIVVPDPDGHSTPDDLVPAGIPGEIIVDLRSSEAFQGYWNRPDATKKAIRDGWYFTGDMGMIDQEGDLYVLGRVDDMIISGGENIHPLEVEDVVAKHPKVAEVAVVGLPDTRWGEIVTAFIVPKDPSLTVEELDEYCRDSHQLSNFKRPRKYVLVSAIPKSPVGKILRRKLRSGEYEELIMKRESAS
- a CDS encoding FAD binding domain-containing protein gives rise to the protein MKPALFDYFRPSTLEEALQLLSAHGQGGKLIAGGQSLVPILNMRLSAPECLIDINGLQELDYVRYEDGWLRIGALTRQREVERSRLIREKIPLLSEAVPFIGHMQTRNRGTIGGSIVHADPTAELPLSLLALNGSAVIQSADETREVDLREFFITYLTTDIMPGELLTEVKVPVDSVPKGYSFHEFSRRHGDFALVAAACVLDSDPQGRILTARITLGGVDSIPVLAEDAAGILIGEKLTDTLLEEVGRMAAMNVDPEGDLHATREYRLHLAGVFAKRAVKTAYIRATGKEGAL
- a CDS encoding (2Fe-2S)-binding protein, encoding MIQVSRDQTVEIRLKINGKVYQERVEPRKLLSDFLREDCGLSGTHVGCEHGVCGACTVLVNGSAVRSCLMFAVQAADTEIMTVEGLAADNRPHPLQQAFTECHALQCGFCTPGILMSSVEFLNSHSDPTTDQIKEMLSGHLCRCTGYKGIIEAIEKVASRQKEGEKIDGSGDTV